A single window of Mycobacterium sp. ITM-2016-00318 DNA harbors:
- a CDS encoding cupin domain-containing protein — MAAAAVAAPGVAAATPARDTDGTVIWQTSDEGKDYIFREIAIAPGGSTGWHSHAGELLGVVKEGVLMHYRADCSMDGLYLAGQSIAEKGGPGYVHIGRNPGPGPLVLQILYIDPAGAPLSDDQPDPGCGFA, encoded by the coding sequence ATGGCGGCGGCAGCGGTTGCCGCGCCCGGCGTGGCGGCCGCGACGCCTGCCCGTGACACCGACGGCACCGTCATCTGGCAAACGAGCGACGAGGGCAAGGACTACATCTTCCGCGAAATCGCCATCGCCCCTGGCGGCAGCACCGGCTGGCACTCCCACGCCGGCGAGCTGCTCGGAGTCGTCAAGGAGGGCGTCTTGATGCATTACCGGGCCGACTGCTCGATGGACGGGCTGTATCTGGCGGGCCAGAGCATCGCCGAGAAGGGCGGTCCCGGCTATGTGCACATCGGCCGCAATCCCGGCCCCGGGCCGCTGGTCCTGCAGATTCTCTACATCGATCCGGCCGGCGCGCCCCTGTCGGACGACCAGCCCGATCCCGGCTGCGGGTTTGCCTGA